A single Pseudomonas sp. HN11 DNA region contains:
- a CDS encoding aldo/keto reductase → MRNKVFGRRSGLQVSELALGTGNFGTGWGHGAERDEAKQIFDGYLEAGGNFLDTANGYQFGQAEKLLGEFIASERDNLVVATKYTLRTQPSDEGTIRLGNNRKNLVRSVEESLKRLNTDRIDLLWAHMSDNVTPMEEILRGLDDLVRAGKIHYAGLSNFPAWRIARADLLSEVRSFAPIIGIQVEYSLVERSADRELLPMAEALGLAATLWSPLGGGFLTGKYRSTQDDNRANKLGILVHAEHSARETAVLDTLLAVAAEVDASPTHVAIAWLREKARRSTTALIPILGSRTRAQLDSTLGALHVQLSAEQVTRLDNASVIPLGVPHGIIAERFPIDIGLDTPRPPVI, encoded by the coding sequence ATGCGCAATAAAGTCTTTGGCCGCCGCAGCGGTCTGCAAGTATCTGAACTGGCTTTGGGCACCGGTAATTTCGGTACGGGTTGGGGCCATGGCGCCGAGCGCGATGAAGCCAAGCAGATCTTTGACGGCTACCTTGAAGCCGGCGGCAACTTCCTCGATACCGCCAATGGCTATCAGTTTGGCCAGGCCGAAAAACTGCTGGGGGAATTTATCGCCTCCGAACGCGACAACCTGGTGGTAGCCACCAAGTACACCCTGCGCACCCAACCGTCCGATGAAGGCACGATCAGGCTGGGCAACAATCGCAAGAACCTGGTTCGCTCGGTGGAAGAAAGTCTCAAGCGTTTGAACACCGACCGCATCGACCTGCTCTGGGCGCACATGAGCGACAATGTCACGCCCATGGAAGAAATCCTGCGTGGCCTTGACGATCTGGTTCGCGCGGGCAAGATCCACTATGCCGGCCTCTCCAACTTCCCTGCGTGGCGCATTGCCCGCGCCGACCTGTTGAGCGAAGTGCGCAGTTTCGCGCCAATCATCGGCATCCAGGTGGAATACAGCCTGGTCGAGCGCAGCGCCGACCGCGAGCTGCTGCCGATGGCCGAAGCGCTGGGGCTGGCCGCCACGCTGTGGTCGCCTCTGGGCGGCGGCTTCCTGACCGGCAAGTACCGCAGCACCCAGGACGACAACCGCGCCAACAAACTCGGGATCCTGGTGCACGCCGAGCACAGTGCCCGCGAAACCGCCGTATTGGACACCCTGCTGGCGGTCGCCGCCGAAGTTGACGCCTCCCCGACCCACGTTGCCATCGCCTGGCTACGGGAGAAAGCGCGGCGCTCTACCACCGCACTGATCCCAATCCTGGGCTCGCGCACCCGCGCCCAACTGGACAGCACCTTAGGCGCATTGCATGTGCAACTGTCAGCCGAGCAAGTCACCCGGCTCGACAACGCCAGCGTCATACCGCTAGGTGTCCCGCATGGCATCATCGCGGAGCGTTTCCCTATCGATATCGGCCTGGACACCCCTCGCCCGCCGGTTATCTGA
- a CDS encoding nuclear transport factor 2 family protein produces MSIPELAPAIMAYLEAANTRDTSAVAHCFADDANVFDEGQHQVGTLAIARWMEDTARRYQPRVEVLKVQHRTGKVLVSNVVSGNFPGSPLELRYTFRLNEQGKISRLDISQ; encoded by the coding sequence ATGTCTATCCCTGAGTTGGCACCGGCCATCATGGCCTATCTCGAAGCCGCCAACACCCGTGACACCTCGGCTGTCGCCCATTGTTTTGCCGACGACGCCAACGTGTTCGATGAGGGGCAGCATCAAGTCGGCACCCTAGCCATCGCACGCTGGATGGAAGACACCGCGCGCCGCTACCAGCCGCGGGTCGAAGTGCTCAAGGTGCAACACCGAACGGGCAAGGTGCTGGTCAGTAATGTGGTATCGGGTAATTTTCCCGGAAGCCCGTTGGAGCTGCGCTACACCTTTCGATTGAACGAGCAGGGTAAGATTTCGCGGCTGGACATTTCCCAGTAG
- the zapE gene encoding cell division protein ZapE — MTFDSPLAAYQYAIAQPGFVADDAQRRAVDALQACHEALHRGRAPITGVYLWGPVGRGKTWLMDQFYQSLQAPARRQHFHHFMVWVHQRLFQLTGTHDPLQALARELSREVRVLCFDELFVNDIGDAIILGRLFQVMFEEGMVMVCTSNQPPRQLYADGFNRERFLPGIAAIEQHMQVVEVDGEEDHRLHPGMAFQRYWVNQPDALAGVFKQLAQGQAAQSGPVTVGHRSIVAMSSETVLWCNYADLCEQPLSAMDFMLLCDRFKAILLGEVPNLSAQKRPGRIARGTEDGAQRVEAGDRELPELSVHDDSVRRFIALVDECYDRKVPLFIEAQVPLERLYTDGYLEFPFRRTLSRLKEMQLQRFG, encoded by the coding sequence ATGACTTTCGACTCGCCCCTCGCTGCCTACCAATACGCCATTGCTCAACCGGGTTTCGTTGCCGACGACGCCCAGCGTCGAGCGGTCGACGCTCTGCAAGCCTGCCATGAAGCCCTGCATCGAGGGCGTGCGCCGATCACCGGCGTCTACCTGTGGGGGCCAGTGGGGCGTGGCAAGACTTGGCTGATGGACCAGTTCTATCAGAGCCTGCAGGCGCCTGCGCGGCGCCAGCACTTTCATCACTTCATGGTGTGGGTGCATCAACGTCTGTTCCAACTGACAGGCACCCATGACCCCTTGCAGGCCCTGGCGCGCGAGCTGAGCAGGGAAGTGCGCGTGCTGTGCTTCGATGAGCTGTTTGTCAATGACATCGGTGACGCGATCATCCTGGGGCGCCTGTTTCAGGTGATGTTCGAGGAAGGCATGGTGATGGTCTGTACATCGAATCAACCGCCTCGGCAGTTGTACGCCGATGGCTTCAACCGAGAGCGTTTTTTGCCGGGCATCGCGGCAATAGAACAGCATATGCAAGTGGTGGAGGTGGACGGGGAAGAGGATCACCGCTTGCACCCAGGCATGGCGTTTCAGCGCTATTGGGTCAATCAACCCGACGCGCTGGCCGGTGTATTCAAGCAATTGGCGCAAGGGCAGGCGGCGCAGAGTGGGCCGGTGACTGTCGGGCATCGCTCGATCGTTGCGATGTCCAGCGAAACAGTGCTCTGGTGCAATTACGCCGACCTGTGCGAGCAACCCCTGTCGGCGATGGATTTCATGCTGCTGTGCGATCGCTTCAAGGCGATCCTGCTGGGTGAAGTGCCCAACCTCAGCGCGCAAAAACGCCCTGGCCGAATTGCCCGAGGAACCGAAGATGGCGCACAGCGCGTGGAGGCGGGTGATCGCGAATTGCCGGAGTTGTCGGTGCACGATGACAGTGTGCGTCGGTTCATCGCCCTGGTGGACGAGTGCTACGACCGTAAGGTGCCGCTGTTCATCGAGGCACAGGTGCCGCTGGAACGCCTCTATACCGACGGCTACCTTGAATTTCCCTTCCGCCGGACGCTGAGCCGCCTGAAAGAAATGCAGCTGCAGCGTTTCGGCTAA
- a CDS encoding helix-turn-helix transcriptional regulator, translating into MSRTTRLLTLLQALRGKKRPVTAAVLAAQLEVSERTLYRDIAELTALGAPIFGEAGVGYVLRSGLFLPPLMLNAEETEAIVLGLRYVDQRGDDVLSRAAANALAKIADVLDPAAQEALHNPTVLPGPPGFGYPENRVPLNVFREAIRNQAKLHIDYADASQTQSQRLIWPLALGFLNEVRVIVAWCELRGAYRTFRTDRVASVQTHGERYPGRRSDWLRAWRKVMEQNESGSFTPDKN; encoded by the coding sequence GTGTCGCGTACCACTCGTCTACTGACTTTGCTCCAGGCCTTGCGGGGCAAGAAGCGCCCGGTGACGGCTGCCGTGCTGGCGGCGCAGCTCGAGGTGTCCGAGCGTACGCTGTACCGCGACATCGCCGAATTGACTGCATTAGGCGCGCCGATTTTCGGCGAAGCCGGAGTCGGATATGTGTTGCGAAGCGGCCTGTTTCTGCCGCCCTTGATGCTGAACGCCGAGGAAACCGAGGCTATCGTGCTCGGCTTGCGTTACGTGGATCAACGCGGTGATGACGTGCTCAGCCGCGCCGCCGCCAATGCCCTGGCGAAAATCGCCGATGTGCTCGACCCGGCCGCGCAGGAAGCCTTGCACAACCCAACGGTATTGCCCGGCCCGCCAGGGTTCGGCTATCCGGAAAACCGAGTCCCGCTGAATGTGTTTCGCGAGGCCATTCGCAACCAGGCCAAGTTGCATATCGATTACGCGGACGCCAGCCAGACCCAGAGCCAACGCCTGATTTGGCCACTGGCCTTGGGGTTTCTGAATGAAGTGCGGGTGATCGTCGCCTGGTGTGAATTGCGGGGTGCGTATCGCACCTTCCGCACTGACCGTGTGGCGAGTGTCCAAACCCATGGCGAGCGTTATCCGGGGCGGCGCAGTGATTGGCTACGGGCCTGGCGCAAGGTGATGGAACAGAATGAATCCGGGTCGTTCACTCCTGACAAAAACTGA